In one Ketobacter sp. MCCC 1A13808 genomic region, the following are encoded:
- a CDS encoding BadF/BadG/BcrA/BcrD ATPase family protein, with translation MPNLDSTTDLRSLIIGVDVGSTTVKAVVVDAETKQILWHQYRRHETKQAEKVLEMMQDIESKFPPSNNAFRIFATGSGSSPIAPHIGGRFVQEVNAVTMAVEYYHPEVGSVIELGGQDAKIIIFKENPETGEKQAITSMNDKCASGTGATIDKCFIKVGMPLEEVANLHFDTEHLHHVAAKCGVFAETDIVNLVKSGIPKEEILCSLADAIVQQNISVLTRGNTLRTRVLLLGGPNTYLPFLQECWRYRIPQTWDERGYQYAKDVPIEEMIFVPDNAELYAAFGAVLYGSHEQANVGQYAGLEGLKEFINHGRKAQLGNSAGPGLVANPNEKSFFVDLYAAPKFKAATISSNQVIRGVIGLDGGSTSSKLVLIDEQGEILKKVYRLSKGNPISDMQDMFAQLKTWASEQSASLDICGFGVTGYAGDVLETALAADSNIVETVAHMKSATHFFPDADVICDIGGQDIKVLFLHKGDIKNFRLSNSCSAGNGMLLQAMADQFGIPVTEYADRAFEADLSPNFSYGCAVFLDSDRVNFQKEGYSANELLAGLALVLPKNVWQYVVQIPRMAELGRVFVLQGGTQNNLAAVKSQVDYIKERVPDAEVHVHPHTGEAGAIGAAYEALRVVTRKGYTSFVGLDNAINLKYTSTNDETTRCHFCANDCSRTFIDTQSDSGQSARYISGFSCEKGTVEDYDALRKLNKERKTRMTRYPNLVETESKLCFNPFYKAGDLPDAGSPRQDIEVKKSLFGKIKHKRIVRGFERSDAAAAERRKSIRIGIPRALNLYSTGPLWRTYFEALGLSPRNIVFSDETTEELFQSGGKYGAVDPCYPSKVVQAHVHNLLFVHHAKKPLNYIFFPALTHIPTFVENVMDTACCPIVAGTPAVIKSAFTKETDFFAERNIEYVNPALSLMEPLLLKKRMYEQFADILGITEDESDFAVDQGFIALDKFDEFLQEKCRDILDQVEQENRMAILMLGRPYHNDLGLNHGVLEEFQALGYPIISMRSIPKDKTYLHRFFRQDLESGRINSPLEINDVWPENYSVNSVQKVWAAKFAARHPNVAVLDLSSFKCGHDAPTYGMIDSIIGASNTPYSALHDIDANRPSGSIKIRVKTYAHTLMMRQEALADKAALGTTQPATPAIQLKQKVKTFTPEFEPARNRIDVMMVD, from the coding sequence TTGCCAAACCTCGATTCAACGACGGATTTACGATCCCTAATCATCGGAGTTGATGTGGGTTCCACCACGGTAAAAGCCGTAGTGGTGGACGCAGAAACCAAGCAGATCTTGTGGCATCAGTATCGACGGCACGAAACCAAGCAGGCCGAAAAAGTACTCGAAATGATGCAGGACATCGAGTCTAAATTCCCTCCTTCCAATAACGCATTTCGCATTTTTGCCACCGGCTCGGGCTCGTCCCCGATTGCTCCGCATATTGGCGGGCGCTTTGTGCAGGAGGTCAACGCGGTGACAATGGCGGTGGAATATTACCATCCCGAAGTCGGCAGCGTGATCGAGCTGGGCGGGCAGGATGCAAAAATCATCATCTTTAAAGAAAATCCCGAAACCGGTGAAAAGCAGGCCATTACGTCTATGAACGATAAATGTGCCTCGGGAACCGGCGCGACCATAGACAAATGTTTTATAAAAGTGGGAATGCCGCTGGAAGAAGTGGCGAATTTGCACTTCGACACGGAGCATTTGCATCACGTAGCGGCTAAATGCGGTGTGTTTGCGGAAACCGATATCGTAAACCTGGTGAAAAGCGGTATTCCTAAAGAAGAAATCCTATGCTCTCTGGCCGACGCGATTGTCCAACAGAATATCTCTGTACTTACACGCGGTAATACGTTGCGCACACGGGTGCTGTTGTTGGGTGGGCCGAATACCTATCTGCCGTTTCTGCAAGAGTGTTGGCGCTACAGAATCCCGCAGACCTGGGACGAGCGGGGCTACCAATACGCAAAAGATGTACCGATTGAAGAGATGATTTTTGTACCGGACAACGCTGAGCTTTATGCGGCGTTCGGTGCTGTTTTATATGGCTCCCATGAACAAGCGAATGTCGGTCAATACGCTGGACTGGAAGGCTTGAAAGAATTTATTAACCATGGCCGTAAAGCGCAGCTGGGAAATTCTGCCGGTCCGGGACTGGTGGCAAATCCGAACGAGAAATCGTTCTTTGTTGACCTGTATGCAGCGCCTAAATTCAAAGCGGCAACCATCAGCAGTAATCAGGTGATCCGCGGCGTGATTGGGCTGGATGGTGGCTCGACATCCAGTAAGTTGGTTTTGATTGATGAGCAGGGCGAAATTCTTAAAAAAGTCTATCGCCTCTCTAAAGGTAATCCCATTTCAGATATGCAGGATATGTTCGCGCAATTAAAGACGTGGGCGTCCGAGCAGTCTGCCAGTCTGGATATTTGTGGGTTCGGGGTGACCGGATACGCGGGCGATGTGCTGGAAACCGCGCTGGCAGCGGACAGTAATATAGTTGAAACTGTCGCTCACATGAAAAGCGCTACCCACTTTTTTCCGGATGCGGATGTGATTTGTGATATCGGCGGGCAGGACATAAAAGTGCTGTTTTTGCACAAAGGGGATATCAAAAATTTCCGCCTTTCGAATTCGTGCAGCGCCGGGAACGGTATGCTGTTACAAGCTATGGCGGATCAGTTCGGTATACCGGTAACGGAATACGCTGATCGTGCTTTTGAGGCGGATCTATCCCCAAATTTCAGTTACGGCTGCGCGGTGTTTCTGGATTCGGATCGCGTGAATTTTCAAAAAGAAGGCTACTCCGCCAACGAATTGCTGGCGGGCTTGGCATTAGTATTGCCAAAAAACGTCTGGCAATACGTAGTGCAGATACCGCGTATGGCCGAGCTCGGCAGGGTCTTTGTTTTGCAGGGCGGCACCCAAAACAATCTGGCAGCGGTCAAATCACAGGTCGATTATATTAAAGAACGTGTGCCCGATGCCGAAGTGCATGTGCACCCGCATACCGGTGAAGCCGGAGCAATCGGCGCCGCTTATGAAGCGTTGCGAGTAGTGACGCGAAAAGGGTATACCTCTTTTGTGGGGTTGGATAATGCGATCAACCTCAAATATACCTCGACCAATGACGAAACCACCCGCTGTCACTTTTGTGCAAACGATTGTTCTCGTACCTTTATTGATACGCAGTCCGACAGTGGGCAGTCGGCGCGTTATATCTCCGGCTTTTCCTGTGAGAAGGGCACAGTAGAAGATTATGACGCGCTGCGAAAGCTGAATAAAGAGCGTAAAACGCGCATGACCCGCTACCCCAACCTGGTTGAAACGGAAAGCAAGCTTTGCTTTAACCCGTTTTATAAAGCGGGAGATTTGCCCGATGCCGGTTCACCGCGTCAGGATATCGAAGTCAAAAAAAGCTTGTTCGGTAAAATAAAACACAAAAGAATTGTGCGCGGCTTTGAAAGATCCGATGCGGCAGCGGCGGAACGGCGCAAGTCAATCCGTATCGGGATACCGCGCGCATTAAACTTGTACAGCACTGGGCCACTGTGGCGAACCTATTTTGAAGCCTTAGGTCTGAGCCCCAGAAACATCGTATTTTCCGATGAAACGACCGAAGAGCTATTTCAATCGGGTGGCAAGTACGGCGCGGTTGATCCTTGTTATCCATCGAAAGTCGTTCAGGCTCACGTGCACAATCTGTTGTTTGTGCACCACGCGAAAAAGCCGCTTAACTATATTTTCTTTCCGGCACTAACCCACATACCGACATTTGTTGAAAATGTCATGGACACTGCTTGCTGTCCGATTGTGGCCGGAACCCCGGCAGTCATTAAATCCGCATTTACCAAAGAAACCGACTTTTTTGCTGAGCGCAATATTGAGTATGTGAATCCGGCTCTGAGCCTGATGGAACCGTTGCTGCTGAAGAAACGCATGTATGAGCAGTTTGCAGATATTCTGGGTATTACTGAGGATGAGAGTGATTTTGCTGTAGATCAGGGCTTTATAGCACTGGATAAATTCGATGAGTTCTTGCAGGAAAAATGTCGCGATATACTTGACCAGGTGGAACAGGAAAATCGTATGGCGATTTTGATGTTGGGTCGGCCCTATCACAACGATTTGGGTTTAAATCACGGGGTGTTAGAGGAATTCCAGGCGTTGGGTTATCCCATTATCAGTATGCGCTCAATCCCTAAAGACAAAACGTACCTGCATCGCTTCTTCCGGCAGGACCTGGAGTCGGGGCGTATTAACTCCCCGCTTGAAATTAATGATGTGTGGCCGGAAAACTACTCTGTTAACAGTGTGCAGAAGGTCTGGGCAGCAAAGTTCGCCGCCCGTCATCCAAATGTGGCGGTGCTGGATTTGTCGAGCTTTAAATGCGGCCACGATGCCCCGACCTATGGCATGATCGACAGTATTATTGGTGCTTCTAATACGCCTTATTCGGCATTGCATGATATCGACGCGAATCGGCCGTCGGGCTCAATTAAAATTCGCGTAAAAACGTATGCGCATACGCTAATGATGAGACAGGAAGCGCTGGCGGATAAGGCGGCATTGGGAACAACTCAGCCTGCTACCCCAGCCATCCAGCTAAAACAAAAAGTAAAAACCTTCACGCCAGAATTTGAACCGGCTAGAAATCGTATCGATGTGATGATGGTGGATTAA
- the folE2 gene encoding GTP cyclohydrolase FolE2 yields the protein MGSRSMPDIAVASQAKASVALDWVGMSEIDVPLAIPTRNGAVAHAVAKAQAYVNLINPEAKGIHMSRLYLLLDEVCSQTMTARGLRDILRRFLESHEGLSDQAFVDFRFEFLARRPALKSEFSGWKAYPARIVASESPEGFQFELHVEIPYSSTCPCSAALARQLIQQQFRKDFAGHDPISAEEVHGWLGTEQGIVATPHSQRSVAEIKVQLSEDTDDFPLEELIDVVEDALKTPVQTAVKREDEQEFALLNGQNLMFCEDAARRIQTVLNEHESYQDFWLRVNHLESLHAHNAVAIVSKGIKGGYLPKP from the coding sequence ATGGGCAGCAGATCAATGCCTGACATCGCCGTCGCATCTCAGGCCAAAGCATCCGTAGCGCTGGATTGGGTCGGCATGAGCGAAATCGATGTTCCACTCGCTATTCCTACGCGTAACGGGGCCGTGGCACACGCCGTTGCGAAAGCTCAGGCGTATGTAAACCTGATTAACCCAGAGGCGAAAGGCATCCACATGTCGCGGCTTTATCTGCTGCTGGATGAAGTTTGCAGTCAAACTATGACTGCCCGTGGTTTGCGCGATATTCTGCGGCGTTTTCTGGAATCCCATGAAGGCCTGAGTGACCAGGCGTTTGTGGATTTCCGCTTTGAGTTTCTGGCTCGTCGACCGGCGCTCAAAAGCGAGTTCAGTGGTTGGAAGGCGTACCCCGCCCGTATTGTAGCGAGCGAATCACCTGAGGGCTTCCAGTTCGAGCTGCATGTGGAAATCCCTTATTCCTCTACTTGTCCTTGTTCTGCAGCTTTGGCCCGGCAATTGATCCAACAGCAATTCCGCAAGGATTTTGCCGGTCATGACCCGATATCTGCTGAAGAAGTGCATGGGTGGCTTGGCACCGAGCAGGGCATTGTTGCAACCCCTCATAGCCAACGCAGTGTTGCCGAAATCAAAGTCCAGCTATCAGAGGATACCGATGATTTTCCACTGGAAGAGTTGATTGATGTGGTTGAAGACGCTCTTAAAACACCGGTCCAGACCGCAGTTAAGCGTGAAGATGAGCAAGAGTTTGCTCTGCTAAATGGTCAGAATCTGATGTTTTGTGAAGATGCGGCCCGCCGTATACAAACCGTACTAAACGAGCACGAGTCCTATCAGGATTTCTGGTTGAGAGTGAATCATCTTGAGAGTCTGCATGCTCACAACGCCGTGGCCATTGTTAGCAAAGGCATAAAAGGCGGATATTTGCCCAAACCTTGA